One window from the genome of Gimesia aquarii encodes:
- a CDS encoding sulfite exporter TauE/SafE family protein produces the protein MMFSDPQLWLIVLSIVFIAALIQGIIGFGYAIVAMATLPLVINFREANLLVAFSIVLPVIWIFWNYRRHSNARILAGAIIGSLIGLPLGMLVFTLVKIDLLVRGTGLVILLITIDGFFKRTPAVMEGQQNPTSLWGTFAGFCSGFLAGTTSIAGPPIVIYAIRQPWTQDQYKGFIFGFFILISISRVIGLSLMGWATSEVLLTTCILIPVVILGMKLGTLLGPQINPVLFKRCLLSLLGVFSLYMLIMGSSPRADSTELKVDLSKRPFLKKQIDD, from the coding sequence ATGATGTTTTCTGATCCACAATTGTGGTTAATAGTTCTTTCAATTGTTTTCATTGCGGCTTTGATTCAGGGTATCATCGGGTTTGGATATGCGATTGTCGCGATGGCTACTCTGCCGTTAGTGATTAATTTTCGCGAGGCAAACTTACTGGTCGCCTTCAGTATTGTATTGCCTGTCATCTGGATTTTCTGGAATTATCGTCGGCACTCTAATGCCCGGATTCTGGCAGGCGCGATTATTGGTTCGCTGATCGGCTTACCATTGGGTATGCTTGTCTTCACACTCGTTAAAATTGATCTTCTGGTGCGGGGCACCGGTCTGGTGATTCTGTTAATTACAATTGACGGATTTTTCAAACGAACACCCGCTGTTATGGAAGGACAGCAAAACCCAACATCTCTCTGGGGTACTTTTGCCGGTTTTTGTAGTGGATTCCTTGCGGGTACAACAAGTATTGCGGGGCCTCCGATCGTGATCTATGCAATTCGTCAACCCTGGACTCAAGATCAATATAAGGGGTTCATTTTCGGTTTTTTTATTTTGATCTCCATCTCTCGAGTCATTGGACTATCATTAATGGGATGGGCAACTTCAGAAGTGTTGCTAACCACCTGCATCCTTATTCCAGTTGTCATTTTGGGTATGAAACTGGGGACGCTTTTGGGACCACAAATTAATCCGGTGTTATTCAAACGATGTCTACTATCACTGCTGGGCGTTTTCTCGCTATATATGCTCATTATGGGCAGTTCGCCTCGTGCTGACTCCACTGAATTAAAAGTCGATCTTTCCAAACGCCCCTTCCTGAAAAAGCAAATAGACGATTAA
- a CDS encoding TIGR04282 family arsenosugar biosynthesis glycosyltransferase, translated as MVARQGAIAIFVKTPGFSPLKTRLAQSIGQTQAEQFHTLSAKAVEAVVRYVSEREPVVPYWAVAEEPALSSPIWKQFSTVFQGTGDLGMRLAHIDQCLFDAHDYIIFLGADSPQLPVSYLLEAIELLSKKTDQPQFVIGPAIDGGFYLFGSQVSLTQKEWLNIPYSASNTTEKLLEQIQRRGKIHKLPLLTDVDTINELEMIEQQVEIDNNLLWEQQQVLEWIRNRNSFDS; from the coding sequence ATGGTAGCAAGGCAAGGCGCAATCGCCATCTTCGTAAAAACTCCTGGTTTTTCGCCTTTAAAAACCAGATTGGCTCAATCCATCGGGCAAACTCAGGCAGAACAATTCCATACACTTTCAGCTAAAGCGGTGGAGGCAGTGGTTCGATATGTTTCAGAACGAGAACCTGTTGTTCCTTATTGGGCAGTTGCTGAGGAACCGGCGCTGTCGAGTCCGATCTGGAAACAGTTTTCCACTGTTTTTCAAGGAACAGGTGATTTAGGGATGCGTCTGGCGCACATTGATCAGTGCCTGTTCGATGCGCACGATTATATTATCTTTCTTGGCGCGGACAGTCCTCAACTTCCAGTTAGTTATCTGTTAGAAGCCATTGAACTCCTCTCAAAAAAAACTGATCAGCCTCAATTCGTAATTGGACCAGCCATTGATGGTGGTTTTTATTTGTTTGGTAGCCAGGTCAGTCTGACTCAGAAAGAATGGCTCAATATTCCCTATAGCGCTTCAAATACTACCGAAAAGTTGCTTGAGCAGATTCAAAGACGCGGGAAGATCCATAAACTTCCCCTCTTGACCGATGTCGATACGATTAATGAACTTGAAATGATTGAACAGCAGGTCGAAATTGATAACAATCTTCTCTGGGAACAACAACAGGTTCTTGAATGGATTCGGAACAGGAACTCGTTTGATTCTTAA
- a CDS encoding TIGR04283 family arsenosugar biosynthesis glycosyltransferase, with product MDKKTVNQITFYKFDPKKMSSSHEMVSEPQLSVVIPVLDGEDHWKALIKDLPFFPDSTEFLFIGNGNQPTEFEKLVHQFAISGRSHWDRSSTGRAVQMNRGASESHCPYLLFLHSDSRLNEPAVRFLIQSLKSSPDALHYFNLKFHDQSHFLMQLNRWGVFFRSHYLGIPFGDQGLCLKRDLFFELGGYDESVSYGEDHLLVWKARRNRIRLKCTGATIETSSRKYQQQGWLKITATHLVLTVNQAIPQFILLLKERIGSW from the coding sequence ATGGACAAAAAAACTGTGAATCAAATCACATTTTACAAGTTCGACCCGAAAAAAATGAGTTCAAGTCACGAGATGGTTTCAGAGCCTCAGCTTTCCGTAGTGATTCCTGTTCTGGATGGTGAAGATCATTGGAAAGCATTAATCAAGGATTTACCTTTTTTTCCGGACTCGACTGAATTTTTATTTATCGGTAATGGTAACCAACCGACTGAGTTTGAAAAACTGGTACATCAGTTCGCGATTAGTGGTCGAAGTCATTGGGATCGTTCTTCGACTGGCAGAGCAGTTCAAATGAACCGAGGGGCATCTGAATCGCATTGTCCTTATCTTTTATTTTTGCATTCGGATTCGCGGTTGAATGAACCAGCAGTTCGATTTTTGATACAGTCTTTGAAGTCGAGCCCTGATGCTTTGCATTATTTTAATTTAAAATTTCATGACCAGAGCCATTTTCTAATGCAACTCAACAGATGGGGGGTTTTTTTTCGTTCACATTATTTGGGGATTCCATTTGGAGATCAGGGGCTTTGTCTGAAACGTGATCTGTTTTTTGAACTTGGTGGTTACGATGAATCGGTCTCTTATGGAGAAGACCATCTTTTGGTCTGGAAAGCGCGACGAAATAGAATTCGTTTAAAATGCACTGGAGCAACGATTGAAACCAGTTCCAGAAAATATCAGCAACAAGGTTGGTTGAAAATCACTGCCACGCATCTTGTACTTACGGTAAATCAGGCCATTCCACAATTTATTCTTTTGTTAAAAGAACGTATTGGTTCATGGTAG
- a CDS encoding methyltransferase domain-containing protein yields MNSVNTHQISTEEESVYSRYADAANQKEPALCCPVEYNTEYLSIIPEEILERDYGCGDPTPYLSAGDTVVDLGSGGGKICYIASQIVGAEGKVIGVDCNAEMLSLARKYQQQVSDRLGFANVEFRCGLIQDLKLDLDQLNQELSSNPIDSHARWLALRNLEERLRQEAPMIVDESADCVISNCVLNLVRESDRSQLLEEVFRVLKRGGKAVISDIVCDEDVPQHLKQDPTLWSGCLSGAFREDEFLKAFENAGFHGIEILKREETPWQTIEGIEFRSITVSAYKGKQGPCLERNQAMVYRGPFKKVEDDDNHIYFRGQRIAVCDKTYQLLQAPPYEGHFIPVEPYQNIPLDEAQEMDCRRNVVRHPRETKGKNYDLTSEIMESCCSPDSGCC; encoded by the coding sequence ATGAATTCAGTGAACACACATCAGATTTCCACAGAAGAAGAATCTGTTTATTCACGTTACGCCGATGCTGCAAATCAAAAAGAACCAGCTCTGTGTTGCCCTGTTGAATACAACACCGAATACTTATCAATCATTCCCGAGGAAATTCTAGAACGTGATTATGGCTGTGGCGATCCGACTCCTTATCTTTCGGCAGGTGATACAGTTGTCGATCTGGGTTCAGGAGGTGGAAAAATTTGTTACATCGCCTCTCAAATTGTTGGAGCTGAAGGAAAAGTGATTGGAGTCGACTGTAATGCCGAAATGTTGTCACTAGCCAGAAAATACCAACAACAGGTTTCCGATCGACTGGGATTCGCAAATGTCGAATTCCGTTGTGGCTTGATTCAAGACTTAAAATTGGATCTAGATCAGCTAAATCAGGAATTGTCTTCCAACCCGATTGACAGTCATGCCCGTTGGCTGGCATTGAGGAATCTCGAAGAACGTCTACGTCAGGAAGCTCCCATGATTGTAGATGAGAGCGCCGACTGCGTCATTTCTAATTGTGTCCTGAATCTGGTCCGTGAAAGTGACCGCAGTCAACTGCTGGAAGAAGTCTTTCGCGTTTTAAAACGTGGTGGCAAAGCTGTGATTAGTGACATCGTCTGTGATGAAGACGTCCCCCAACACCTGAAACAAGATCCCACGCTCTGGTCGGGCTGTCTCTCAGGTGCTTTTCGTGAAGATGAGTTTTTAAAAGCGTTTGAGAATGCCGGCTTTCATGGCATCGAAATTCTCAAACGCGAAGAAACTCCCTGGCAAACCATTGAAGGAATTGAATTCCGCTCAATCACGGTCTCAGCCTATAAAGGCAAACAAGGACCGTGCCTCGAAAGAAATCAAGCAATGGTTTATCGTGGACCATTTAAAAAAGTTGAAGACGATGATAATCATATTTACTTTCGAGGACAACGAATTGCTGTTTGCGATAAAACCTATCAATTACTACAAGCTCCCCCTTATGAGGGACACTTTATTCCCGTTGAACCTTATCAGAATATACCTCTAGACGAAGCCCAGGAAATGGACTGTCGGCGAAATGTTGTTCGACACCCTCGAGAAACTAAGGGCAAAAACTATGATTTAACAAGTGAAATCATGGAATCCTGTTGCAGTCCTGATAGTGGGTGTTGTTAA
- the arsS gene encoding arsenosugar biosynthesis radical SAM (seleno)protein ArsS (Some members of this family are selenoproteins.) → MASLTLLRQHSKLADPQQQLLVLNNQNQYPDFDQKLVQNQLPSLQANTINTLQMNLGKLCNMTCEHCHVDAGPDRREIMIWETIQDCLKALKNSGFQTLDLTGGAPEMNPHFRDLVEEATKLKKQIIDRCNLTILLAPGYTDLPDFLAAHQVEIVASLPCYLEENTDDQRGNGAFKKSVQALQKLNSLGYGKSNSKLKLSLVYNPVGFSLPPDQSELELAYRRELKKQFDIEFTNLITITNMPISRFLSELVNQGQLEEYMERLINAFNPETVSGLMCRSIISVDWQGYLYDCDFNQMLNLPVSVSTRRHIRDFLYHELSEREIVTNQHCYGCTAGAGSSCGGAIQSL, encoded by the coding sequence ATGGCTTCATTAACTCTACTGCGACAACATAGCAAACTCGCTGATCCTCAACAACAATTGCTTGTGTTAAACAATCAAAATCAGTACCCTGATTTTGACCAAAAGTTAGTGCAAAATCAGCTTCCGTCTCTGCAAGCAAACACAATTAATACGCTCCAGATGAATCTGGGAAAACTCTGCAACATGACCTGTGAGCATTGCCATGTTGATGCTGGTCCTGATCGCAGAGAGATTATGATTTGGGAGACGATTCAGGACTGCCTCAAAGCCTTAAAAAATTCTGGTTTTCAGACATTGGATTTGACAGGTGGAGCACCTGAGATGAACCCCCATTTTCGAGATTTGGTTGAAGAGGCCACTAAACTCAAAAAACAAATCATTGATCGCTGTAATCTGACAATCCTGTTAGCACCAGGTTATACGGATCTACCTGATTTTCTTGCAGCCCATCAAGTCGAAATTGTTGCTTCCCTTCCCTGTTACCTTGAAGAAAATACAGACGACCAAAGAGGTAACGGCGCATTTAAAAAATCAGTTCAAGCATTACAAAAATTGAATTCGCTTGGTTATGGCAAATCAAATTCAAAATTGAAATTAAGCCTGGTATATAATCCTGTTGGATTTTCATTACCCCCTGATCAATCGGAATTGGAGTTGGCTTATCGAAGAGAACTTAAAAAACAATTCGATATTGAATTCACAAATTTAATTACCATCACCAATATGCCCATCAGTCGATTTCTCAGTGAATTGGTTAACCAGGGGCAGCTTGAAGAGTATATGGAGCGACTCATCAATGCGTTCAATCCAGAGACAGTCTCCGGACTCATGTGCCGCTCTATTATATCAGTAGACTGGCAGGGTTATCTCTATGATTGTGACTTTAACCAAATGCTGAATCTTCCTGTCTCTGTCTCTACCAGACGACACATCCGAGATTTTCTCTACCATGAACTGAGTGAAAGAGAAATCGTAACCAACCAACACTGTTATGGCTGCACCGCGGGAGCCGGTTCCAGTTGTGGAGGGGCGATTCAAAGCCTCTAG
- a CDS encoding purine-nucleoside phosphorylase translates to MQGLVEKINDAVEFLNPQIKQYPQIGLILGTGLGDLSQQINQDISINYETIPHFPHSTVESHAGQLVFGTLNGTTIVTMEGRFHYYEGYSMKEVTFPVRVMKALGVETLIITNAAGGMNPNYQLADIMIIEDQINLMGDNPLRGINDDRLGVRFPDMSEPYDQRLIKLAEEMALELKIRTQTGSFVAVTGPNLETRAEYRMLRQMGADCVGMSTVPECIVANHASMKVLGLSVVTDICLPDALEPVEISKILKVAADGGQKLARLIPQIISKL, encoded by the coding sequence ATGCAAGGATTGGTCGAAAAAATTAATGATGCTGTTGAATTTCTGAATCCACAAATTAAACAGTATCCCCAAATCGGTTTGATACTGGGTACAGGACTGGGTGATTTAAGCCAACAGATCAATCAAGACATCTCAATCAATTATGAGACGATCCCCCACTTTCCCCACTCAACAGTGGAATCACACGCCGGTCAGTTAGTATTTGGAACTCTCAACGGGACTACCATCGTCACAATGGAAGGTCGCTTTCATTACTACGAAGGTTACTCTATGAAAGAAGTCACGTTTCCCGTCAGAGTAATGAAAGCGCTTGGTGTTGAGACACTGATCATTACCAACGCTGCGGGAGGCATGAATCCCAATTATCAACTTGCTGATATTATGATCATTGAAGATCAAATCAACTTAATGGGGGACAACCCGCTACGAGGTATCAATGATGATCGATTGGGAGTTCGTTTTCCGGATATGAGTGAACCTTACGATCAGAGATTAATTAAGTTAGCCGAAGAAATGGCTCTTGAACTTAAGATTCGTACACAAACCGGATCTTTTGTAGCAGTAACCGGGCCGAACCTCGAAACCCGCGCCGAATACCGGATGCTGCGACAAATGGGGGCCGATTGTGTTGGGATGTCGACCGTCCCAGAATGCATTGTGGCCAACCATGCCTCAATGAAGGTTTTGGGACTTTCTGTAGTAACAGATATCTGTCTGCCTGATGCGCTCGAACCAGTGGAAATCAGCAAAATCTTGAAAGTCGCAGCAGATGGTGGCCAGAAATTAGCTCGCCTGATCCCTCAAATCATCTCAAAACTCTAA
- a CDS encoding SDR family NAD(P)-dependent oxidoreductase, with the protein MNQILVTGAAGFIGFHVASRLLSQGYHVVGIDNLNAHYDVQLKRDRLQELQQEQAFQFLETNITDVKSISQLFQQFTFEKVVHLAAEVGVRNSLERPLDYVQSNVGGFVNLLEYCREAQVRHFVYASSSSVYGANRKTPYSTSDRVDHPISIYAATKRADELIAHSYSHLYDLPTTGLRFFTVYGPWGRPDMAVFLFTKAILEGTPIKVFNHGKLKRDFTYIDDIVTGVVGVLEDIPSRRQELSVSTCANENIESEAPYRLYNIGNHQPIGISELIDVIEQRVGKQAIRENYPMQPGDVLETYADISELKQAIHFSPSTTIEQGVNRFVDWYLSYYSNPD; encoded by the coding sequence ATGAACCAAATTTTGGTGACAGGTGCAGCAGGGTTTATTGGGTTTCATGTCGCGTCCCGCCTTCTTTCTCAAGGGTACCATGTGGTTGGGATTGATAATTTGAACGCACATTATGACGTGCAATTAAAGCGTGACCGTCTCCAGGAATTACAACAGGAACAGGCATTTCAGTTTCTTGAGACTAATATTACTGATGTAAAATCAATATCACAGCTATTCCAGCAATTCACATTTGAAAAAGTGGTGCATCTGGCTGCAGAAGTGGGGGTACGAAACTCCCTGGAAAGGCCTTTGGATTATGTACAAAGTAATGTAGGAGGCTTTGTCAATCTTTTGGAATATTGTCGAGAAGCTCAGGTTAGGCATTTTGTTTACGCATCATCCAGTTCTGTCTACGGAGCGAATCGAAAGACGCCCTATTCCACAAGTGATCGTGTGGATCATCCCATCAGCATTTATGCGGCTACAAAACGAGCTGATGAATTAATTGCACATAGTTATAGCCATCTTTATGATTTACCGACAACAGGCTTGCGTTTTTTTACGGTGTATGGCCCGTGGGGACGACCTGATATGGCGGTCTTTCTTTTTACTAAAGCGATTCTTGAAGGCACACCCATTAAAGTATTTAATCACGGAAAATTGAAACGCGATTTTACTTATATCGATGATATTGTGACCGGTGTGGTGGGTGTGTTGGAAGATATTCCTAGTCGTCGACAAGAACTGTCAGTAAGTACCTGCGCTAATGAGAATATCGAGTCAGAAGCACCTTACAGGCTTTATAACATCGGAAATCATCAACCCATTGGTATCTCAGAATTGATTGATGTGATTGAGCAACGAGTTGGCAAGCAGGCGATTCGTGAAAACTATCCAATGCAACCAGGGGATGTTTTAGAAACCTACGCTGATATCTCTGAACTAAAACAGGCGATCCATTTTTCGCCATCAACTACAATTGAACAGGGAGTAAACCGATTTGTCGATTGGTATCTCTCTTATTATTCTAATCCAGATTGA
- a CDS encoding UDP-glucuronic acid decarboxylase family protein, which produces MDSVLVTGGAGFLGSHLCDRLVERGKYVICLDNFFTGSKQNIVHLMGHPRFELIRHDIVHPIHLEVNEIYNLACPASPVAYQYNPIKTIKTSTVGMVNLLGLAKRCQAKVLHASTSEVYGDPEVHPQVEEYWGHVNPIGPRSCYDEGKRIAESLCMNYHEAHQVPIRIVRIFNTYGPRMDPNDGRVVSNFINQALRGQPLTIYGDGTQTRSFCYVDDLIDGFLKMMEQDETSGPINLGNPIENSMLELAESVLQIVKSKSKLESRPLPTDDPKKRCPDITKAKTILNWEPQVSLQEGLTKTVAYYQDLMNQETS; this is translated from the coding sequence ATGGATTCTGTATTAGTAACCGGTGGTGCTGGTTTTTTGGGAAGTCATCTCTGTGACCGGCTGGTTGAGAGAGGGAAGTATGTAATCTGTCTGGATAATTTCTTTACAGGAAGTAAACAAAATATCGTCCATTTGATGGGACATCCTCGATTTGAATTAATCAGGCACGACATTGTCCATCCGATTCATTTGGAAGTCAATGAAATTTATAATCTGGCTTGTCCAGCTTCACCAGTTGCGTATCAGTATAACCCGATTAAAACCATTAAAACCTCGACCGTAGGCATGGTAAACCTCTTAGGATTAGCAAAACGTTGTCAAGCCAAAGTATTACATGCTTCAACCTCTGAGGTTTATGGCGATCCTGAAGTACATCCGCAAGTTGAAGAGTATTGGGGGCATGTGAATCCTATTGGTCCACGAAGTTGTTACGATGAAGGAAAACGCATCGCCGAGTCGTTGTGTATGAATTATCATGAAGCACACCAAGTCCCAATTCGCATAGTGAGGATTTTCAATACATATGGGCCACGGATGGATCCCAATGATGGACGTGTGGTCTCAAATTTCATCAATCAGGCATTAAGGGGGCAGCCTCTTACGATTTATGGTGATGGAACACAAACTCGTTCGTTCTGCTATGTAGATGATTTGATCGATGGATTTTTGAAAATGATGGAACAAGATGAGACATCTGGTCCTATCAATCTGGGAAATCCTATTGAGAATAGTATGTTAGAGTTAGCAGAGTCTGTGCTTCAGATTGTTAAATCAAAGTCGAAGTTAGAATCTCGTCCTCTTCCGACTGATGATCCCAAAAAACGCTGTCCTGATATCACAAAAGCGAAAACGATTTTGAACTGGGAACCTCAAGTCTCTTTGCAGGAAGGGCTAACCAAGACAGTAGCCTACTATCAAGACTTAATGAATCAGGAAACATCATGA
- a CDS encoding aldolase/citrate lyase family protein: MKYLFITDCPEIAKYVDQCGVDRIFVDLEVFGKVERQGDRDTVISRHRLENISRVKAAVNQAEVLVRLNPLNPDSVEEIENILDQGADCLMLPMFQSVEEIDWFCQRVNQRASVVPLVETVGAMKGLAEIVRVPGVSQVHFGLNDLHLDLELNFMFELMSNGMVEKMAEICRNANMPFGVGGISTMNQGLVSGKLVLGEHARLGSEWVILSRSFHQRATNLLELKERINLPKELQEVNKIYKTLIERSEFEVEHDKQLLYQIINNVALNLQSKRTGS; encoded by the coding sequence ATGAAGTATTTATTTATCACAGATTGTCCAGAAATTGCTAAATATGTCGATCAATGTGGAGTCGACCGGATTTTCGTTGACTTGGAAGTGTTTGGTAAAGTTGAACGTCAGGGAGACCGAGACACGGTGATATCTCGGCATCGCTTGGAAAATATTTCCAGAGTCAAAGCAGCTGTGAATCAAGCAGAAGTCTTGGTACGGCTCAATCCTCTTAATCCTGATTCAGTTGAAGAAATTGAAAATATATTAGATCAGGGAGCAGATTGTTTAATGCTTCCCATGTTTCAGTCTGTTGAGGAAATAGACTGGTTTTGTCAACGCGTAAATCAACGTGCCTCCGTTGTTCCATTAGTTGAAACGGTGGGAGCTATGAAAGGTCTGGCTGAAATTGTTCGGGTTCCCGGTGTGAGTCAGGTCCATTTTGGTTTGAATGATTTACATCTCGATTTAGAACTTAATTTCATGTTCGAACTGATGTCAAATGGCATGGTTGAGAAAATGGCTGAGATATGTCGAAACGCCAATATGCCGTTTGGAGTGGGGGGGATTTCGACAATGAATCAAGGGCTTGTATCGGGGAAATTGGTTTTGGGTGAACATGCAAGGCTGGGATCAGAGTGGGTCATTCTGTCTCGCTCGTTTCATCAACGAGCAACTAATTTATTAGAGCTAAAGGAAAGAATTAATCTTCCGAAAGAACTTCAGGAAGTCAACAAAATTTATAAGACGTTAATTGAGAGATCGGAATTCGAAGTCGAGCACGATAAGCAACTACTTTATCAAATAATCAATAATGTTGCACTGAATCTGCAGTCTAAAAGAACTGGTTCTTAA
- the murJ gene encoding murein biosynthesis integral membrane protein MurJ, protein MMGRSLSLAAMLVAVAILLGRLTGLFRVLGLASVLGVSHANDLAILIISVPDILNAMLIGGAMAAVLVPEMHRRSQNISEQNANQLIVQSFFIVALVSSLFALVLAICSPWFTQLLASGFTPSQIDEASKLILIVLFAFPICAVTAVTAAALQGHHKPLIPAFGNLFFNVILLVAIFFWVTPESISVVAWAVVLAVSFRLLTQIISCFVAGTFHGGFRSLMQFSTLSRSLFLKYFHALTAIGVVVAFPVVSRSFASAFEGGISLFEYALKLVELPRGLLGAALTMVIFPRLSRIFSERDSAEAAKLISQVAGLIVLVTIPVTVAVYGCAEPVVSLLFKRGLFTAEDVANTAKLLQIAIIAMPALILSILTMNVFYARHETLVPFKISIILLSCLILLSLVLRDSMGVSGVMLAFVITSWIHFLALTISLHVKLNVSVIDGVKLKHCTALILLTLLGISFSAMMVKFISEPFLLIISSVLLGLVCFGAALLILKNHLPHFRRRLL, encoded by the coding sequence ATGATGGGGAGGTCACTTTCACTAGCCGCAATGTTAGTTGCCGTCGCGATATTGTTGGGGCGATTGACTGGCTTATTTCGTGTGTTGGGGCTTGCTTCTGTGTTGGGAGTATCACACGCGAACGATCTTGCGATACTCATAATATCCGTCCCTGATATTTTAAATGCGATGTTAATCGGTGGTGCTATGGCTGCCGTACTAGTTCCTGAAATGCATCGGAGAAGTCAAAATATTTCTGAACAGAACGCCAATCAACTGATAGTTCAATCCTTCTTTATTGTAGCTCTGGTGTCCAGTCTGTTCGCACTTGTCTTGGCGATTTGTTCACCGTGGTTTACTCAGCTATTAGCGTCTGGGTTTACACCTTCACAGATTGATGAAGCTAGTAAACTGATTTTGATTGTTTTATTCGCTTTTCCTATTTGTGCTGTTACCGCGGTCACCGCAGCTGCCTTGCAAGGGCATCACAAACCATTGATTCCAGCATTTGGCAATTTATTTTTTAATGTCATCTTGCTAGTGGCAATTTTTTTCTGGGTGACACCTGAAAGTATCTCAGTCGTCGCATGGGCTGTTGTTCTGGCCGTTTCATTTCGATTATTAACACAGATAATAAGCTGTTTTGTAGCTGGAACGTTTCATGGTGGATTTCGATCGTTAATGCAATTCTCTACTTTGAGCCGGAGCCTATTCCTGAAATATTTCCATGCACTGACTGCAATTGGGGTTGTCGTTGCATTTCCAGTTGTCTCACGTTCTTTTGCTTCAGCATTTGAAGGCGGGATCAGTCTGTTTGAGTATGCACTCAAGCTGGTTGAACTGCCACGTGGATTGTTAGGGGCTGCACTGACAATGGTAATATTTCCACGGTTAAGTCGCATTTTTTCTGAACGAGACTCAGCCGAAGCTGCAAAATTAATCAGCCAGGTAGCGGGGCTAATCGTCTTAGTAACAATTCCAGTTACTGTTGCCGTTTATGGTTGTGCAGAACCAGTTGTTTCTCTACTTTTTAAAAGAGGCTTATTCACGGCAGAAGATGTTGCCAATACTGCAAAGTTATTGCAAATTGCTATCATTGCGATGCCAGCATTGATACTGTCGATTCTCACAATGAATGTGTTTTATGCAAGACATGAAACACTAGTACCATTCAAGATTAGCATTATATTATTGAGTTGTCTGATATTGCTTTCTCTGGTTTTAAGAGACTCAATGGGAGTTTCTGGAGTCATGCTTGCTTTTGTTATTACGAGCTGGATTCACTTTTTAGCTTTGACAATTTCATTGCATGTAAAATTAAATGTTTCTGTTATTGATGGCGTCAAGCTTAAGCACTGTACTGCTTTAATCCTTCTAACATTATTGGGGATTTCATTTTCAGCAATGATGGTCAAGTTTATTTCAGAGCCATTTTTACTGATTATTTCTTCTGTACTTCTAGGACTGGTCTGTTTCGGAGCTGCCTTATTAATTCTGAAAAATCATCTGCCTCATTTTCGAAGGAGGCTTTTGTAA